Sequence from the Rhodococcus jostii RHA1 genome:
CATGCGGACGGGCCGTCACCGGTCGATACTGGATGAATGATCGAAACCCCACGTGAGGCCACTGAACCACTCCGCGAAGACATTCGGCTCCTGGGCGGCATCCTCGGTCAGATAGTGCGGGAACAGGCCGGGGACAGCGTCTTCGACCTCGTCGAGAAGGCCAGGGTCGAATCGTTCCGGGTTCGTCGTTCCGAGATCGACCGCGCAGATCTGGCGGACATGTTCACCCAGGTGTCCACGAGCGACACCATTCCCGTCATCCGGGCCTTCAGCCACTTCGCCCTGCTGGCCAATCTCGCCGAGGACATCCACCGTGAACGCCGGCGTGCCGTCCACGTCGCCGCCGGTGAACCCGCCCCCGACAGCACCCTGACCGCCACGTTCGCCAAACTCGACGCTGCGCACCTCGACAGCGCCGTCGTCGCGGACGCGTTGCGCGGGGCGCTCGTGTCGCCGGTCATCACCGCCCACCCCACCGAGACCCGCCGCCGGACGGTGTTCGAAACCCAGTCCCGCATCACCGAACTGATGCGCTACCGCGAGCGGACCGCCCTGACCGAGAGCGAGACGGCCGACGTCGACGTCCGGCTGCGGCGGCAGATCCTCACCCTGTGGCAGACCGCGCTGATCCGGTTGTCGCGGTTGCGGATCCAGGACGAGATCGAGGTCGGGCTGCGGTACTACGACGCGGCACTGTTCGAGGTCGTCCCGAAGATCAACGCCGAACTGCGCGGCGCCCTGCGATCGCGGTGGCCGGACGCGGATCTGGGCCGGGAACCGATTCTGCGCCCCGGCTCGTGGATCGGCGGCGACCGCGACGGCAACCCGTACGTCACCGACGAGGTGGTCCGGCAGGCCACCACCCGTGCCGCGGCCACCGCCCTCGAGCATCACCTCGGGGAACTCGAGACGCTCGAGCGCGAACTGTCCATGTCGGCTCGCCTCGTCACCGTCACGCCCGCACTCGACCTCCTGGCCGCGGCCTCGCAGGACGATTCCCCGTTCCGCGCCGACGAGCCGTACCGGCGCGCGATTCGGGGTATCCGGGGGCGTCTCACGGCCACCGCGCACCGCATTCTGGGTGAGGCACCCGATCACGGGCTCGACCTCGGGCTCGCACCCTACGACACCCCGCGGCAGATGCTCGACGAACTCGACGTCGTCGACGACTCCCTGCGGCGCGGAGGTGACGGCACCATCGCCGACGACGGGCTGGCGAACCTGCGGGACTCGGTGGAGGTGTTCGGTTTCCACCTCTCCGGACTGGACATGCGGCAGAACTCGGACGTGCACGAGACCGTCGTCGCCGAGCTGCTGGCGTGGGCGGGCGTGCACCCCGACTACCCGTCGCTGTCCGAGGACGAGCGGGTGGAGTTGCTGTCGGCGGAGCTGTCCACCCGGCGCCCACTGACCACCGCGAACGCGGAGTTCAGCGAGCTGACCGCGAAGGAGCTCGCCATCCTCCAGGCCGGCGCCGAGGCGGTCCGGACACTCGGTGCGGGCGCCGTGCCCAACTACATCATCAGCATGTGCACCTCCGTCAGCGACATGCTCGAGGCCGCTGTGCTGCTGAAGGAGGTGGGTCTGCTCGACCCCGGATCGGGGGAGGCGCCGTCCTGCCCGGTGGGCATCGTGCCGCTGTTCGAGACGATCGAGGACCTGCAGCAGGGGGCCGCCACCCTCGAGGCCACCCTCGAGGTGCCGATCTACCGGGCCCTGGTGACGTCGCGCGGCGACTCGCAGGAAGTGATGCTCGGGTACTCCGATTCCAACAAGGACGGCGGCTACCTGGCGGCCAACTGGGCGCTGTACCGCGCCGAGCTGGATCTGGTGGACGCCGCCCGCAAGACGGGAATCCGGTTGCGGCTCTTCCACGGTCGCGGCGGCACCGTGGGTCGCGGCGGCGGACCCAGCTACGAGGCGATCCTCGCGCAACCGCCCGGCGCGGTGGCCGGGTCGCTGCGGATCACCGAACAGGGCGAGGTGATCGCCGCCAAGTACGCGGAACCCCGCCTCGCGCAGCGCAACCTGGAAACGCTGCTCGCCGCGACCCTCGAAGCCACCCTGCTCGACGTCGAGGGACTCGGCGACGACGCCGAACCGGCATACCGCATCCTCGACGAGCTCGCCGCGCTGGCCCGCCGCGCCTACGGCGAATTGGTGCACGAGACACCCGGATTCGTGGAGTACTTCGAGATGTCGACTCCGGTCGCGGAGATCGGGGCCCTCAACATCGGCAGCCGCCCGGCCTCACGGAAGCAGACCACGTCCATCTCCGACCTCCGAGCGATCCCGTGGGTGCTGTCGTGGAGTCAGTCCCGGGTCATGCTGCCCGGGTGGTACGGCACGGGTGCGGCGTTCGAGGAATGGACGCAGGGCGACCCCCAGAGGGTGGCCACGCTGTCCCGCCTGTACGAGAAGTGGCCGTTCTTCCGGACGGTGCTGTCGAACCTGGCGATGGTGATGTCGAAGTCCGACATGGGTCTCGCCGCCCGCTACGCGGAACTGGTTCCCGACGAGGAACTCCGCCGACGGGTGTTCGGCAAGATCGCCGAGGAGCACGAGCGGACCATCCGGATGTACAAGGCGATCACCGGGAACGACACCCTGTTCGCCGACAACCCCGGTCTGGAGAGGTCGGTGCACAATCGGTTCCCGTACCTCGAGCCCCTCAACCACCTGCAGGTGGAACTGCTGCGCCGCTACCGGGCCGGGGACGACAGTGATCAGACGCGCCGTGGCATCCAGCTCACGATGAACGGGCTGGCGACCGCGCTGCGCAACAGCGGATAGCCGGACCGGTTCCCGCGTTCCGCGAGAAGTGCGTGAACTTTCTTGCGGGGCGGGGGAACCGAACCGTCCTTCGCTGCGTCAAAACGGGAAAGAGCACGAACGTTTCCGAGACGAATTGGGGCGACGGATGAGGCGCTGCACGGGCAACCCGGACC
This genomic interval carries:
- the ppc gene encoding phosphoenolpyruvate carboxylase, translated to MIETPREATEPLREDIRLLGGILGQIVREQAGDSVFDLVEKARVESFRVRRSEIDRADLADMFTQVSTSDTIPVIRAFSHFALLANLAEDIHRERRRAVHVAAGEPAPDSTLTATFAKLDAAHLDSAVVADALRGALVSPVITAHPTETRRRTVFETQSRITELMRYRERTALTESETADVDVRLRRQILTLWQTALIRLSRLRIQDEIEVGLRYYDAALFEVVPKINAELRGALRSRWPDADLGREPILRPGSWIGGDRDGNPYVTDEVVRQATTRAAATALEHHLGELETLERELSMSARLVTVTPALDLLAAASQDDSPFRADEPYRRAIRGIRGRLTATAHRILGEAPDHGLDLGLAPYDTPRQMLDELDVVDDSLRRGGDGTIADDGLANLRDSVEVFGFHLSGLDMRQNSDVHETVVAELLAWAGVHPDYPSLSEDERVELLSAELSTRRPLTTANAEFSELTAKELAILQAGAEAVRTLGAGAVPNYIISMCTSVSDMLEAAVLLKEVGLLDPGSGEAPSCPVGIVPLFETIEDLQQGAATLEATLEVPIYRALVTSRGDSQEVMLGYSDSNKDGGYLAANWALYRAELDLVDAARKTGIRLRLFHGRGGTVGRGGGPSYEAILAQPPGAVAGSLRITEQGEVIAAKYAEPRLAQRNLETLLAATLEATLLDVEGLGDDAEPAYRILDELAALARRAYGELVHETPGFVEYFEMSTPVAEIGALNIGSRPASRKQTTSISDLRAIPWVLSWSQSRVMLPGWYGTGAAFEEWTQGDPQRVATLSRLYEKWPFFRTVLSNLAMVMSKSDMGLAARYAELVPDEELRRRVFGKIAEEHERTIRMYKAITGNDTLFADNPGLERSVHNRFPYLEPLNHLQVELLRRYRAGDDSDQTRRGIQLTMNGLATALRNSG